The genomic DNA gacttaaaaaaatatggcTTTGATCCGATTCTGAAGCCCCTTGTTGATGATCTAAAGGTTTTGGAGACTGAAGGGGTGCTGCTTCCGTTTTCTGCTTCCCCAGTTAAAGGTTCAATTTTTCGGGTGACGGGTGATAACTTGGCTTTACATGGCCTGTTTGGCTTTGTTGAGTCTTTTAGTGCCAATTATTCTTGTCGCTTTTGTTTAACTGATAAAACAGAGTTGCAGACCGTTTTTAGTGAAGATCATCCCGGTTTAACTTTACGTTCAGAAGACCTCCATTCACAACACTGCAGTGCCATTCAACATAATCCTGCACTAGTTCATACATATGGTGTCAAAAGAACCTGCCTACTCAATTCCCTTCAGCTGTACAATACTTCAAACAATTTTGCAGTTGATATAATGCACGATCTATTGGAAGGGGTGGTGCAGTATGAGTTGAAGCTTTTGTTTCAGTACCTGATTAAGAACTTCATATCCTCAAATTCATTGTTGGAGAGAGTTATGAGCTTTAACTATGGATACActcagagaaaaaacaaaccaagtGTGTTAAAATTGGATGCTAATGGCAAAGATCTTGGGCTCAATGCCATTCAGTCTTGGTGCCTTTTACGAAATACCCCATTAATGTTTGGAGATTTGATTAGTCGAAGCGATGACTGCTGGAACTTGCTGCTACTCCTCATACAAATTGTGAATATTGTATTTGCACCGAGTGTAACCCATGGTATGACGTGCTATTTGAAGAATCTGATTATGGATCATCACAGACTCTTTAAAAATCTCTTTCCAGAGCGAAATCTGATTCCAAAGCACCACCTAATGATCCATTATCCTCGTTGCATCAGAAAAATTGGGCCACTCATTCACATGTGGTGTATGAGGTTTGAAGGAAAacacaactttttaaaaaaatctttaaagaactttaaaaatatCACCAAAACACTAGCAAAGAAACATCAGAACCAGTTAGCTTTTCATTTTGAGAACTTTTATTTCAAACGATTTGAATTCGGCTCTATAAATGAAATCTCGGTTTGTGATTTGGAGGGCAGTGAAGCTCTAGCTCAAACATTTTATGAGACTGGTCTTGTTTCCACAACCTCTTGGGTCAAAAACTATGGTACTGAGTATCAGGTTGGGATGTACGTATGCACTAGGGTCCACAATGAGATGCCGTTATTCAACAGGATTGTCAGAATAATTATTTCAAATGACAGTGCATATCTTCTCACTTGTAAAGTCTCAAAGTTGTATTTTGATGACCATCTAAATGCGTTTGCAATCGAGGAAAACCGTTATTGCTTCACATTGGTTTGTATTGACGATCTTTTTTACTACAGACCGTATGACCGCCAGTTTGCCAATGACTGAGCTAATGTACATTGTGCCGTACAGTGTTATAATCAATTGTTAAACATCTTTGTTGGAGGGGGTACTTGCAGAGttccaaaaaagtacaaaaaaataaaaagtttttgaactttattacattgtatgtagttttatttttgcaggTTACATGGCTACATGGTTGGAGTGGTAAATTTGGTTCAAAGAATTACACCAGCAAGTGTACAATATTCTGTATTTGAACGTTAAATGGTAGTGTTAATTATTGTAACAATGACATTAGTGTTGACTCTTGCAACTCTGACTGGTGCTAAAATTATGTCAAATTACACCAGTGTAAGTTTCATCAACACTACAGAGTGTTTGCCAGTGTTAAATTTCTAACACCGGACAGTGTAACCACATTTAACACTTTTGAAAGTGTAAAATTAACACTGAAAAAAGTGGACGCATATAGACACTTTTTAAGTGTTAGAATTAACACTCTCAATGTTAATTTAACACCGGCATTTTTGCTGTGTAGAGGTGGggcgatacactgagttcacgatacgatagaCGATGATAAGCTCTTGATAATGATACAATATTGttggaaagaaaaaagagaaatataTTGCAATCGGAAAAATAACCATGCGACTTTAAATCTGGATATATAAATGACTATGGGTAGGAAATACGCCTCTTTACACAATCTAATGTGTACAGCTCTGTTGACCCAGGACTAAAGTTTAAATCAGGTACAGAATGATTGAATTGATTTCTGATATTGTTGAAATCGCAATGACTTACACTTGCATAACAACTGAAGAAGCCACAAAGTGACCACAGTGTCATGGTGGTCAAGGCTGACCTGTGACATGAGCTAGAGCGATTCTCAGCTGGTGGGTCGGCATTTCTACAGGTACTGGgtgggtcaaaaataaataaatacttaatgtatctcatgttggacttgtcttttattttgaaagatacttttttttttgacaggcatgctgtgaaatgcatgtggcacaggaaaatatataggtttatatttttaaaaaggttatttttcaaCATAATTTTTTTGACAAACTAAATtaattgaattctaaaaaaaaaaaaaaaaaagaaaagtgggtcCCAGCACTGCTCAGTCTAGGTCAGTGTATGGTTATAAATGAATATTATGTCTTGAGTTCTGCATCTGCTTGGGATAGGAGTGGATTTCTAAATTTGGCTACAATGGGATTGTGTAATAAAGTGCTGAgcagtggaaatgtgtgtgtgtgttatttgatGATCTACTCTAAAGTCTAAAGAAagttaaaacaacagaaaaagtgtAGCTTTCATTAGTCAGTATATGATCAAAATATGGATTATATAGGCTACTTGCAGATGTCTCATCTCGTTCACACTGTGAGCAGCTTCTGTTGAAGTGAgagaagaggttttttttttccccatcatgTAATAATTACAGAGTGCTTTGCAGGATGAAACATGACTCCCTCTCAGAAAgaattaggcttttttttttttttttttttttattaaaggacGACAATCATTCGATGCCAAAATTGTGGCGTGAGCCGCAGAGACGTCACCAGTCCCCGCCTCAGTTCATATGAATCAATTGTTGGATATTCCCTCCAAAGTCAGAGAGGTGGTCGGAGACATCCAAACATCTGGATAAGTCACACTGAGGATTCAAAGTGTCCAGTTACACATACtgggcagtgaggaggtgaaGACCTCAGCTTGGTTTGGCTGTGCGCTCTGCGTGTGCGCATCGTTGGTCGCGTGCGCTCAGTACTACTCCGAGGATGACGAGATGAGGCAGGATCGGGGACCCGAGGACGGGTCTGAGTTTAAACCCCATCGGAGTCAGATGCAGTGGTCACCAGGCGCAACAAGGTAATGGCACGAATCGAGCAGTGCGCAATGGAGCCGAGGCGCATCCATCCTCTCCATCCACCCAAAGTCTGCACCATCTCACCAGCATTGATTGCTCCAATCATTCGGCTAatcaaacaaatataaacatatcAACATGGTGCGCCAATTGCAatgttgcgcatgctaaaatgaaCAGCAACTTTTCGCAACATTTAAACCACATTGAAAAagcatatgtgattttttttaaatattttgcttTTGAACAGAATTTCTGCAATGTTTGAGAAATGTGTGGTATTTACGTTTGtcttaaaaatgtcaatgttaaatctaaatgttaagtagaaatctaaatctaaacgttaaatctaaatctaaatgttcaatatgAAAtcaaaatccaaatgttaaatataaaatctaaatctaatacatgtaaatattaaatctaaatctaaaagcttaaatctaaatgttacatttaaatataaatattacatttaaatataaatattaaatctaaatgttgactaTGAAATCAAAATCCACatgttaaatttaaaatcaaaatcaaataaatgtaaatattaaatctaaatctaaatgttaaatatgaattctaaatctaaatgttaaatctaaatgttgaatattaaatcGAAATTgtattgctaaatgttgcatttaaatttatatctaaatctattaaatctaaatgtggagCGGAATCACTTTGTCTCTTTGTGTAACGGagtaaaaaatgtataattccaCTTGCCACCAACATCCGCACATTGTATTGAATCAAGTTTATCCCAGCGTCATTGAATGCCTCACCCCTGTGAACGTGGGACGTGcaagttgttgtttatttgagcatgtgcaactttacactCGGCGTCCCATACACTAACACTGttagaataaaaactaaatctccattttcagagcagttTCACGCACGTTTTCAATGAAGTGGACAAGTGTGCTTGTACCTGTGCTGTACTGCAGGTGGCGTGGCGCATACCTGGACAGTACATTGTTATCATACATCCAGGGACGCAGAGGACCATCAGGAGACTGAGAGCCAGAGCTGACATGAGGGGCTTCCCCCTGGACATCCTACAGACATACTCTGGATCACCAGTGACGCCCTTTTCCTGGTAACACTGAAAGTTTGGCTTTTGTTTTAGGAAATCCAAATTAACAGCaacaaatatttatattcattGAAAAGACAATCACTCTGATGAATAGAAAAAAgtctaaatgtttatttcaatgAAAGACCTAAATAATCATGTGTatagttagatttagattacaGCATCAtttaacaatatttacaatgacaaataagtatgtattttaaagttcaattataatgaattagaaattaaaataatagttaTGTTAGTATTAAGCTGACTGTGGCAATGGGTCCTTGTGTTTCCATGatgtagatcagtgtttctcaaatgggggtacgtgtactcctatgggtacgcaatggcattaCAGGGGGGACTTGAGAGAGCGTGGAAATTTaattaaactattaaaaatatgggggttttacaatgtttattttttagataaaaatgatatgcactaaaaaatacaagggtcagtcctGGTCCAGGCAGGAGaggatatttatttacaaagttggATTCTTTAAAACGTGTGTCAACACTCTTTTTATCCCATCATTATGctccattgttgttttttcatagtattctgatcAAAATGTTGCGGTCGGACAAAgggagtacttggattcagaaataagagagccaaaaaagtttgagaaccactagatAAAGCAAGAACCAATTATgcaaacattaaaaatgcagcattagggtttttgttttttgtttgctttggatgtattcaaaaatttaaattgcCCCTCCCCCCATCCcaaatgttaataaaattggaaaaatgtaacctttattaaaaaaaaaaaaggtaaaaaatttaACTACAAATTTTTCTTCTTCCAAACTCGtacaaataacaaaacataaaatgtgatcatatcatttttagaaaattaataaaacatttttcatgctcaatgttCAGCAGGGCCattattctgtttaaaaaaacaactaaatatttCCATATAATGTAAGAGGAGAagctatttaattaaaataacatcACATGGGTTGAGTGTTAGTTTTGTTTGCGGTTGTTCCTGCTGTCAGTTACAAATGGCTCCAGAAAAATGAAGCAAAATTAAAAAGATCCTGATGTCGCCCTAAAAACCATCAGATCTCCAGACTCTCCACTGTCAATGCTGCTATGTGATTCATATTTTAACCATTAAAGCATCAGACTGAGCTTTAAGTGTGAATGTGTCTCACAGGTGATGAAGCTCCCTCACGTCCACTACATAGAGGAGGATTCATCCATCTTTGCTCAGAGTGTCCCCTGGAACCTGCACAGATTACTACACCCTGGGAACTCCTCAGATGGGAGCGACAGACCCCTCAGTGAGcctaaaacatacaaacatacacgTTACATGTATAAATGAGGAACAGACGAACACTAAGTGCTGCATAATGtctcagtatttagaataatgaccacaTGGAAAATTATTACAGGGAACAATAAAGagtttagtctgtttttgttgttgatttgtgtgttatGGCAGttattttgagcattttttggctgttttgcatgtttttggagttattttgcgtatttttgccgttgctttgtatatatttttttgtcattctctgtatttttggtttttttttttgtatgttacaagtcattttgtgtacttttgttgtaatttttgagtcatttttgttttatgtttttctgttgtttttgtaaatatttgtagtcgttatatatatatatatatatatatatatatatatatatatatatatatatatatatatatatatatatatatatatttggagtaaattaattatatttgtgttgtccttttgtgcaatttgtttgtaatgttgtatatttgtgttgtcttttagtgcaatatttttgtaatattgtgtatttttgttgtccatttgtgcaagtttttgtaattttttatgttgctggagtaattttgtgtatttccattttgtgtggttttaggttttctttttaagtcattttctgcatttactttgggagctGCAGAAGATTaaaccaagggccacatgtggcccccagaccaccagttgcctatgcctgGGTTAGAGCGTTATTTATCAAAGATATTGATTCAGCATTTACTAATTCTCAACATGTTAATAACACAAATGTTTCTGATGAAGTTGACTAGAATGAGTGAGCATGAATAaaatgtcatgaaggctgtcattaagttaccctaatcctaaccctaactcttaGTTACCCTtatcctccacctaacccaaaaatgccaacatagctccaaaggtgtcataatttagcaaacaacacttaataacagccttcatgacatcttattgatgctaatgacaggtgtcatgttttttttagtatattaaTTTGTAATAAGCTCAATTGTATATATGTATGATGTcaatttgatattattttaatctATATTTTTACTTCTTAACTCACTCATTTAAAAAGTATACAAATACcaacatatttcatatttgtagcctgcattttttttattttttttatttgaacttgtgtttttattttacaacaaaaatgcgcaaaatgactcataaaatgcacaagatcactacaaacacacacaaaatggggaataaaacagaaataaaataagaacaaaacaatcgaaatatatacaaaatgacaataaatatagACAAAATCACTTCCAAAACGCAATATGCAACAAAAATTATTAGCAACAGAATTagagcaaaaatgcacaaaatttgtGGGGTGGTTAGATTTCCATTGTCTCTAGCATTGAGGGTAGCCCCTGGTCCTGaaattctttcattttgttctgTAACTTTGCAGTTACTTTTTCCATATTCAACACGTCTTTCATTCTGTCCCACTATTGCTTTGCACAGGGGGGGTTATGTTTGTGTGTAGCCTGcatttatatcattttgttgattcaatatttatttgtctatatttttatatttttagttttttctattGATCTAtctatctcaatattttttcctaTATATGTTCTTACATTTAGTCATTATATAAATCTCCTCGTGGAGATGTTTTTCTTGCTCCTTTCTGAGTTTAATTCCTTTGTTGTCCTGTGCAGATGATGGGGGAGGGGCGGAGGTGTACCTGATGGATGGAGGAGTTCAGATCTCTCACAGAGAGATTGAAGGACGAGTCCTTATCACAGACTTCAACGATGTCCCTGAGGAGGACGGAGTAAGGGTACACAGACAGGttagagccacacacacacgcacactgatCTGATTCCCAGAGATGAATGTGTCTCTCCTTCTGCAGGCCAGTCAGTGTGACAGCCACGGCACACACATGGCGGGTGTGGTGAGTGGTCATGATTCAGGTGTAGGAAAGGATCAGTGTCTGGAGCTTTGGCAGGTATACAACATCTgaacagaaaatccaggttaTATTTACATCTGAGCTTTTACCACTGATGACCTGAAGGTCAACAATTCACCACTAACCTTCAAATTAATCCAAGATGTGTGATTAGACACAACAACACTCGGTGACACTTTACTTATGTATTATATATAAGGCTGTCATAATCTATccttagcatgaataaggtgtcatgtcattagctgaattatgacacctttgcaGCTATGTTGCCATTTTTTGAGTCAGGTGGatggatctagtggggttagcgTTTAGTTTAGGGTGATGAACGACACCTTGTTACTGCTAATGAcatgtgtcatgtcataataatgacagcgtaatgtcaaacttatgtataaaacttcaagtagaGTGTTACCAAACACTCTTCTGAACAAGCTATGGCAGATAAACATGAAGAAAATCTTGATTTAATCGCTcataaaaatgatcatttatgaCATATGAATCATAAAAACACTTAAGGAATGTTCATAACAAATAAAGTATTTAAGGTGttatattttgcatattttgactTAACTTGGCTGGGatttaattagatttatttaaCAAAGAATGGAATTGACgtggtgatttaaaaaaaaagattcaattgagagttattttgatttgataaATATATCACACAGAAGTCTGATTTCTTGCAGAAATTAATTGATTCAGTTGAGCACAGATACAGATATATCCCTGCCTCTTCTCTGTCCTCTATTCATCTGTCTGAAgtcactctcactgtaaataaacataaatgatggaatatgacagctgatcagctgttacAGATGAGATCTGGCATTGTACAAGACTTTGCACTTTTAATATTATATACTACAACAACGTATTAaggccacattaaaatatatatatataaaaagatctGGGCACTAATAGtcataatatttcgagaataaagttggaaTTTTATGAGATTACTGTAGTCGTATTATTTCAAGATTGAAGTTGTGATATTTTGAGATAAAAGTGGTAAAATTTCTAGATCTTGTCTGTGTTGTGGTCATTTGTGCTTTATGGAGAATGTGGAGCATTTAGTTtttaggtttcacacatggtgaaatactgagccttttggttcataaaattatgaatctattgtcaaaatattacgactttaatctataaatagtacaactttattctcaagaTATTACGACTTTAGTTTATAAAtagtacaactttattctcaaaaagtAAGTTTTCCAGTtttggcctagtggttaaggacgctgggcttgtaatcggagggttgccggttcaagcctcaccggggccgtcactgtgggatgttgagcaagtcccttaaccccgaactgctccccaggcgccgcaaaatggctgccgactgcatcctcagggatgggttaagtgcagaagacaaattccaataatgtactagcattacatggccaattaaaggcgaaagcccgatttaatctttaatctttaatctatatatatatatatatatactgcttgatttaaatacatacatatttattgataatcctgtgtgaatgagctgatagaataacaaaaaccaaaaacaaatctgAGTCACAAATAGAACTAATAACATGTACACACTTAGATGCACTTTAAGTCAACGTGCTGCTTTTCCTAAGTTCACATGTTCAATAGTGAACTATAGAGTAAATGAAGTAGGCGGGATAAGAACAAAACACTGAGTTTTCATTGGTGGTCATGTTTCATTTGGGACTGGGGAGCCAATAAAAGCCTCGGCGAGTGCTCCTCCCACAATATCATATATTTGTTTCTGTAACTAGTAAACTAGTGCCTGCTTTTCCCTACGCTTGTACGTTCGTATACACTTTTACCATCATTAGTTCACTAGTGCTGTTGTAAGTGGGTTTACTAGTCAACTATATAATTTCAGCTTTTACTAACTAAACATACAACTGTATATACACTAGTTAACTAGAGACCTTAATCAATGATTGACTAGTTAAAGAGTCAGAGTTGTTGCAGCTCACTCGTGAAGTAGTTTGAGTTTctgacattttaatatcaaggATACTTGGATTAATAAATAGTCGCTGAGCTTTCCATACACTCCTGACTGAGGATGTTGACAACTTCactttaagagatataaatattcgttatttgtagcgccccctagtggcctacatcattcaaatttggcgcatttcctcacagtcacatgccaactaaggatctcagatttggtggtgttagcatttattttgaccgagatatgcaccaGTTCACATTTTTAtcgctagctagaaaactttactcattaataatttgcgtataatttacccgaacaaactcattttgtTAACTGTAGATCATGTCCAACTGAAGTcactacgtgccaagtttcacgctgattggataAAACCCTaaggaggagttcgaaaaagtatgttttctagcttttgcgattttgctccgagaaaagttgaggcggaaatgggcgtggcctagcccaggtaattcagtgctattcaaggaatctgtggatataaagggtttaaatttgcaacaaactgTGTGGGAGTTATTAGtcaaaacgcgttgacctttgttatagatatacagtatgtgaatttttgcgtccaaggtcccctggAGGTTTTGGACACAACCACtaaagggcaccgccctaccttgcatggtttagcctgcagcaccactttttcCAACGGAACTATGAAAggtaactataataataatcggaacgattacaatagggttcctagcaccgctggtccgaggaaccgcgtatgcttacatacagTCAATGTCATGTTGGAAGTCCCAGCCACGCCCCATCTTCAATGCTCTGACTGAGGGAAGGAGCAATACATGGCCGAATTCCTCCTCTTCTTAATACAGTGCAGTCGTCCTGTCGTCTTTGCAGAAAAGcacccccaaagcatgatgtttccacccccatgcttcacagtaggaatggtgttcttgggatggtactttatatataatatttgacCTACAACAGCGattaaacacatttcacactGTAATATTAATGATGCAAATATAATGATGTCATACCACTAATGAACTAAAGAAAATCAGTTCACCATTAGAAATTAATGTAAACTTACTTTGGCCAAGTCTGTGCATTTAAtacatataatattaatattaatattaatattaataataataataataataataataataataacaacaataacaataataacaataataataataataacaataacaagaatcaCTCCACGGAAACCGCCCTGCTTAAAGTGTCCAGTGATATTATGATGTCCGCGGACTCTGGAAAATGTGCTGTTCTTGTGTTGTTAGATCTCTCGTcagcatttgacactgtgaaTCATCAAACCATGTTGACAAGACTGCGTGACCTGGTTGGAATGTCTGGACCAGTCTTGGAGTGGTTCTCCTCGTATTTGTCGGGGAGGAGTTTTAGTGTCTATGCAAATGAGTTCCTGTCTGACCCTGCTGATTTGCTGTGTGGGgttccccagggctctgttttgGGCCCGATTTAGTTTTTACTCTATATCCTTCCATTAGGGAAAATGATCCAGACCTTTGATGATGTTTCCTACCATTTGTTTGCGGATGATATTCAGCTTTACTGCTCTTTTAAGCCCTCTGAGATCCAGAAATTAAGCTCTCTGCTGAAATGTCTTGCGCAAGTTAAACAATGGCTCGGTGCAAATTCCCTACAACTAAACCCAGACAAAACGGAGGTGCTGGTGTTTGCCCCTGATGACGCTATGCCAGGGATTCACCAGTATTTGGGCGACCTGAGTTTGTCTGCTAAAACAAGCCTTAGAAATCTTGGCATTATCTTTGACAAAGCAATGTCATTAGAGCACCACTCTAAACTGTTGTCaaggaactgtttttaccaactgAGGAAAATCTCTAAACTACGTTCACTTGTGTCCAGAGATGATCTTGAGATGATTATCCACGCCTTTGTGTCTTCGCGTTTAGACTATTGTAACAGCTTATTTTCTTGTCTAAACAAAAAGGCGCTGTCTTGTCTTCAGCAGGTACAAAACTCTGCGGCGAGGTTACTGACTCGCACAAACAGAAGGgcccatattactcccattctaaaagcccttcattggctcccagtcacttttcgtttcaattttaaaattctggtgctgaccttcagagccttgcatggtcaggctccctcctacattagagacttgttgtgtccttataccccctcccggaggctgaggtcccaggatcagaacctgctcatggtcccccgtacccgttacaagaccagaggagatcgcTCCTTCCTGGCGGTCGCGCCAATGCTCTGGAACGATCTTCTGTTTTCCTTGCGTTTGCTTGATTCCGTTGatgcttttaagagccaactgaaaacctatttgtttcagaaagcattttaaaattccagtgataaagggttgttttatgaccatcatatttttgtgactgtaactgtaatttgtattgtattgtatgcactgtatgtattgtgaagcactttgtgactcctgtctgtaaaaggtgctatatgaataaatattacttacttacttacttacttaataataacaataataataataacaataacattaataataacaataataataatatcattaataataataataataataatatcattaataataataataataataataacaataataataataataataataacaatatcaataatattaataatattaataataataataataataataataataataaaggtgaATAGAGCCCTAAGTCATTTTAAGTGGTGCAGATATAGGATCCACTTGAGTGATGAAATCACGAATCATAcacacttttatgacttattttgtagtgtggaatgttagaaaaggcttgatcaagtgatattactcagagaacaatagtcagcatttcatgttcacttcagttattttttactgtcagtatacagtgggaacaactgagggcggagACAAAAACATATGGAAGTGCTTATagcggagattttagatgcagtctgataaaatccaatattcgttttctggctgatatcggaccgatatcaatatcggatctgGACATCCCTAGTCGTGTTTGTACTccttatcaatcaatcaatcaatctttatttgtatagcgccaaatcataaccaatggtatctcaaggcactttacagtagagcagtcttaaggatggactcttcattttatggatacacacatatgcatatatacgtatatacacatacatatgtataccacacccaacatgaattcatcatggcggcaaggaaaaccatCTGTGTTTAAGTAGTCGTTTAGTTTGTCtttgttatctttttgtgtacttttgttgacaatttgtgcatttttctgtatttgtagaGTATAGTGTGTTATGTTGAACTTCATataacttcatgaattacaattttgttttgggagctgcacaaaattaaaccaagggtctcatgtggcccccgggccgccagttgcctatgtctggtttAACCAGCCCAAtgtaatgtgtctgtgtgcaggAGAGCAGTGGGCAGACAGTGTGTGGCCTATAACGGCCCTGCGCCGTCGCTACGCTGTCACTCGTTGTGTCATAAGTGGTCTGCAGTGCCAGGTCCATGTTGGTCCCGGGCCAGGGAAGGATGCTCAGTGTGTGGGGCCCCGGCCTCACTTGACTGGTGAGTCACATGATCTACTGGGTGGGCAGCTCAGTTTCTGTTTAAATGACTGGGATTTGTTGAGGTCTTGTGTAAGACCTCTAGTCACTCAGTAAAGCTTCTACAAACAAAGGCTCA from Gouania willdenowi chromosome 4, fGouWil2.1, whole genome shotgun sequence includes the following:
- the pcsk9 gene encoding LOW QUALITY PROTEIN: proprotein convertase subtilisin/kexin type 9 (The sequence of the model RefSeq protein was modified relative to this genomic sequence to represent the inferred CDS: inserted 2 bases in 1 codon), yielding MVTLRIQSVQLHILGSEEVKTSAWFGCALCVCASLVACAQYYSEDDEMRQDRGPEDGSEFKPHRSQMQWSPGATSFTHVFNEVDKCACTCAVLQVAWRIPGQYIVIIHPGTQRTIRRLRARADMRGFPLDILQTYSGSPVTPFSCIRLSFKCECVSQVMKLPHVHYIEEDSSIFAQSVPWNLHRLLHPGNSSDGSDRPLNDGGGAEVYLMDGGVQISHREIEGRVLITDFNDVPEEDGVRVHRQASQCDSHGTHMAGVVSGHDSGVGKDQCLELWRAVGRQCVAYNGPAPSXYAVTRCVISGLQCQVHVGPGPGKDAQCVGPRPHLTGCTSWFTSGTLSDSHPKHGHHRGCSVEGGVSSRAVCCQAPNLECHTLESKSADQQQVDPSCPHGWTLTDCDAISQGSAIFGPVTKGNSCHIRGAVGAVGVIVCCRVTSLERSSPADH